In the Vitis vinifera cultivar Pinot Noir 40024 chromosome 2, ASM3070453v1 genome, one interval contains:
- the LOC104882747 gene encoding putative pentatricopeptide repeat-containing protein At1g31840 isoform X1: protein MNSSLPKLLKHVFSIHNFRCSYSSFSVTVVHQIAKAFHHNNFSFFNSGSLPNLQPAHLEPVVFQLRSNPTSALRFFEWAENFLGLCHPVQSFCGIAHVLLRHRMFDPATRVFDRMVGQFGNLEVLGEFHGSFRNYGSNPSTVYSFLLHCYCRNGMVDRAVDTFAWMSKMGVSISHYAASEMLDLLIDSDRIDVILENYEEMCKGLGVYEFVFNSFLKRGEVEKGLNFHRALVERGLVPKIVDCNKILKGLCMGNQIGVASDFFDMMVRSGPSPNLVTFSTLINVYCKELRLDEAFSLYNLMIEKGIVPDLVIYSILINGLFRAGKLEEGNSLFSMALARGVKMDVVIFSSIMDAYVRVGDLGKAIEVYTRMLKEGISPNVVTYSILINGLCRNGRVLEACGVFGQILKQGLEPSVLTYSSLIDGFCKSENLRDGFGLYGIMLRKGHVPDVVVCSMLINGLSRQGMMDEALRFFFQAVKRGLTLNNYLFNALIDGCFRLKRTRDGLKMYILMGMYKVIPDVVTYTVLVKGLAEQGRLDEALALFFQLLKKGFSPDHIIYCTLIDGFCKKRDPATGLQIFKLMQSNGIFPDICIYNVLINMFFREGCVENVLELLREIIKYGLEPDIVTYNTMICGYCSLKIFSKAIKLFEVLKCGRTQPNAITFTILIDAYCKDGRMDDAMLIFSSMLERGPEPNILTYSCLIDGYFKTENTESAFELYEKMLGDRVSPNIVSYSILIDGLCKKGLMEEASLAFQCAIGRHLLPDVIAYGILIRGYCKVGRLAEAMMLYDHMLVNGIMPDDLLQKALAEYGFQDSQAKNCVLN, encoded by the coding sequence ATGAATTCTTCACTGCCCAAGCTCCTCAAACACGTCTTTTCCATCCACAATTTCCGTTGCTCGTACTCTTCTTTCTCTGTGACTGTGGTTCACCAAATCGCAAAGGCGTTTCACCACAACAACTTCAGTTTCTTCAACTCTGGTTCACTTCCAAATCTACAGCCCGCCCACCTTGAACCAGTCGTCTTCCAACTCCGCTCCAACCCCACCTCCGCCCTCCGGTTCTTTGAATGGGCTGAGAATTTTCTGGGTCTGTGCCACCCGGTTCAGTCCTTCTGTGGCATTGCCCATGTGCTGCTCCGGCACCGAATGTTTGATCCGGCAACGCGGGTTTTTGACCGAATGGTCGGGCAATTCGGGAATTTGGAGGTTTTGGGTGAGTTTCATGGCAGTTTTCGGAATTATGGTTCGAACCCGAGTACAGTTTATAGCTTTTTGTTGCATTGTTATTGTAGGAATGGCATGGTTGATAGGGCTGTTGATACTTTTGCTTGGATGTCTAAGATGGGAGTTTCAATTTCGCATTATGCGGCATCAGAAATGTTGGATTTATTGATTGATTCAGATCGCATAGATGttattcttgaaaattatgAAGAGATGTGTAAAGGCTTAGGTGTCTATGAGTTTGTTTTCAACAGTTTTCTCAAGAGGGGTGAGGTTGAAAAGGGGTTGAATTTTCATCGGGCATTGGTCGAAAGAGGCTTAGTTCCCAAGATAGTTGATTGTAATAAGATCTTGAAAGGCCTTTGCATGGGAAATCAGATAGGCGTTGCTTCGGATTTCTTTGATATGATGGTAAGGAGTGGTCCAAGCCCAAATTTGGTGACATTTAGCACGTTGATTAATGTGTATTGTAAGGAGTTGAGATTGGATGAGGCATTTAGTCTTTATAATCTTATGATTGAGAAGGGCATAGTTCCAGATTTGGTTATTTATAGCATTTTAATTAATGGTCTTTTCAGGGCAGGAAAGTTGGAGGAGGGAAATTCTCTTTTCTCCATGGCTTTAGCTAGAGGTGTTAAGATGGATGTGGTGATTTTCAGTTCAATTATGGATGCATATGTGAGGGTTGGAGATTTGGGAAAGGCAATTGAGGTATATACAAGAATGTTGAAGGAAGGGATCTCTCCAAATGTGGTTACTTACAGCATTCTTATAAATGGGTTATGTCGAAATGGTCGTGTCCTAGAGGCTTGTGGGGTCTTTGGTCAGATTTTGAAACAGGGTTTAGAACCGTCAGTGTTGACTTATAGTAGTCTCATTGATGGCTTTTGCAAATCTGAAAATTTGAGAGATGGGTTTGGTCTGTATGGGATTATGCTAAGGAAGGGCCACGTTCCTGATGTTGTTGTCTGTAGTATGCTTATAAATGGTCTTAGCCGACAAGGGATGATGGATGAGGCTCTCAGGTTTTTCTTCCAAGCTGTGAAAAGGGGTTTAACACTCAATAACTATTTGTTTAATGCCTTAATTGATGGTTGTTTTAGATTGAAACGAACAAGGGATGGTCTGAAGATGTACATCCTCATGGGCATGTATAAAGTAATCCCAGATGTAGTTACTTACACTGTGCTTGTTAAAGGGCTTGCTGAGCAAGGGAGATTGGATGAGGCATTGGCATTGTTCTTCCAATTGCTGAAGAAGGGGTTTTCACCAGATCATATAATCTATTGCACTCTCATTGATGGATTCTGCAAGAAAAGGGATCCAGCAACTGGATTACAGATTTTCAAGCTGATGCAAAGCAATGGAATATTTCCAGATATTTGCATTTATAATGTTCTCATTAATATGTTTTTCAGGGAAGGCTGTGTGGAGAATGTGCTGGAATTATTGAGGGAAATCATTAAGTATGGGTTAGAACCCGATATTGTGACATACAACACAATGATATGTGGTTACTgctctttgaaaatattttccaagGCCATTAAACTTTTTGAAGTTCTGAAATGTGGACGGACCCAGCCAAATGCTATTACTTTTACCATTTTGATTGATGCTTACTGTAAGGATGGTAGAATGGACGATGCAATGTTGATATTCTCCTCTATGCTGGAAAGGGGTCCTGAACCTAACATATTAACATATAGTTGTTTAATTGATGGCTATTTTAAAACTGAAAATACAGAGAGTGCCTTTGAGCTTTATGAAAAGATGCTTGGTGACAGAGTCTCTCCAAACATTGTGAGTTATAGCATCCTCATTGATGGTCTTTGCAAAAAGGGGCTAATGGAGGAAGCATCACTTGCCTTTCAATGTGCTATAGGCAGGCATTTGTTGCCTGATGTAATAGCCTATGGGATTCTGATACGTGGTTACTGCAAGGTTGGAAGATTAGCTGAAGCCATGATGTTGTATGATCATATGTTGGTAAATGGCATCATGCCAGATGATCTTTTGCAAAAAGCACTTGCAGAGTATGGTTTTCAAGATAGTCAGGCAAAAAATTGTGTACTCAACTGA
- the LOC104882747 gene encoding putative pentatricopeptide repeat-containing protein At1g31840 isoform X2, protein MVDRAVDTFAWMSKMGVSISHYAASEMLDLLIDSDRIDVILENYEEMCKGLGVYEFVFNSFLKRGEVEKGLNFHRALVERGLVPKIVDCNKILKGLCMGNQIGVASDFFDMMVRSGPSPNLVTFSTLINVYCKELRLDEAFSLYNLMIEKGIVPDLVIYSILINGLFRAGKLEEGNSLFSMALARGVKMDVVIFSSIMDAYVRVGDLGKAIEVYTRMLKEGISPNVVTYSILINGLCRNGRVLEACGVFGQILKQGLEPSVLTYSSLIDGFCKSENLRDGFGLYGIMLRKGHVPDVVVCSMLINGLSRQGMMDEALRFFFQAVKRGLTLNNYLFNALIDGCFRLKRTRDGLKMYILMGMYKVIPDVVTYTVLVKGLAEQGRLDEALALFFQLLKKGFSPDHIIYCTLIDGFCKKRDPATGLQIFKLMQSNGIFPDICIYNVLINMFFREGCVENVLELLREIIKYGLEPDIVTYNTMICGYCSLKIFSKAIKLFEVLKCGRTQPNAITFTILIDAYCKDGRMDDAMLIFSSMLERGPEPNILTYSCLIDGYFKTENTESAFELYEKMLGDRVSPNIVSYSILIDGLCKKGLMEEASLAFQCAIGRHLLPDVIAYGILIRGYCKVGRLAEAMMLYDHMLVNGIMPDDLLQKALAEYGFQDSQAKNCVLN, encoded by the coding sequence ATGGTTGATAGGGCTGTTGATACTTTTGCTTGGATGTCTAAGATGGGAGTTTCAATTTCGCATTATGCGGCATCAGAAATGTTGGATTTATTGATTGATTCAGATCGCATAGATGttattcttgaaaattatgAAGAGATGTGTAAAGGCTTAGGTGTCTATGAGTTTGTTTTCAACAGTTTTCTCAAGAGGGGTGAGGTTGAAAAGGGGTTGAATTTTCATCGGGCATTGGTCGAAAGAGGCTTAGTTCCCAAGATAGTTGATTGTAATAAGATCTTGAAAGGCCTTTGCATGGGAAATCAGATAGGCGTTGCTTCGGATTTCTTTGATATGATGGTAAGGAGTGGTCCAAGCCCAAATTTGGTGACATTTAGCACGTTGATTAATGTGTATTGTAAGGAGTTGAGATTGGATGAGGCATTTAGTCTTTATAATCTTATGATTGAGAAGGGCATAGTTCCAGATTTGGTTATTTATAGCATTTTAATTAATGGTCTTTTCAGGGCAGGAAAGTTGGAGGAGGGAAATTCTCTTTTCTCCATGGCTTTAGCTAGAGGTGTTAAGATGGATGTGGTGATTTTCAGTTCAATTATGGATGCATATGTGAGGGTTGGAGATTTGGGAAAGGCAATTGAGGTATATACAAGAATGTTGAAGGAAGGGATCTCTCCAAATGTGGTTACTTACAGCATTCTTATAAATGGGTTATGTCGAAATGGTCGTGTCCTAGAGGCTTGTGGGGTCTTTGGTCAGATTTTGAAACAGGGTTTAGAACCGTCAGTGTTGACTTATAGTAGTCTCATTGATGGCTTTTGCAAATCTGAAAATTTGAGAGATGGGTTTGGTCTGTATGGGATTATGCTAAGGAAGGGCCACGTTCCTGATGTTGTTGTCTGTAGTATGCTTATAAATGGTCTTAGCCGACAAGGGATGATGGATGAGGCTCTCAGGTTTTTCTTCCAAGCTGTGAAAAGGGGTTTAACACTCAATAACTATTTGTTTAATGCCTTAATTGATGGTTGTTTTAGATTGAAACGAACAAGGGATGGTCTGAAGATGTACATCCTCATGGGCATGTATAAAGTAATCCCAGATGTAGTTACTTACACTGTGCTTGTTAAAGGGCTTGCTGAGCAAGGGAGATTGGATGAGGCATTGGCATTGTTCTTCCAATTGCTGAAGAAGGGGTTTTCACCAGATCATATAATCTATTGCACTCTCATTGATGGATTCTGCAAGAAAAGGGATCCAGCAACTGGATTACAGATTTTCAAGCTGATGCAAAGCAATGGAATATTTCCAGATATTTGCATTTATAATGTTCTCATTAATATGTTTTTCAGGGAAGGCTGTGTGGAGAATGTGCTGGAATTATTGAGGGAAATCATTAAGTATGGGTTAGAACCCGATATTGTGACATACAACACAATGATATGTGGTTACTgctctttgaaaatattttccaagGCCATTAAACTTTTTGAAGTTCTGAAATGTGGACGGACCCAGCCAAATGCTATTACTTTTACCATTTTGATTGATGCTTACTGTAAGGATGGTAGAATGGACGATGCAATGTTGATATTCTCCTCTATGCTGGAAAGGGGTCCTGAACCTAACATATTAACATATAGTTGTTTAATTGATGGCTATTTTAAAACTGAAAATACAGAGAGTGCCTTTGAGCTTTATGAAAAGATGCTTGGTGACAGAGTCTCTCCAAACATTGTGAGTTATAGCATCCTCATTGATGGTCTTTGCAAAAAGGGGCTAATGGAGGAAGCATCACTTGCCTTTCAATGTGCTATAGGCAGGCATTTGTTGCCTGATGTAATAGCCTATGGGATTCTGATACGTGGTTACTGCAAGGTTGGAAGATTAGCTGAAGCCATGATGTTGTATGATCATATGTTGGTAAATGGCATCATGCCAGATGATCTTTTGCAAAAAGCACTTGCAGAGTATGGTTTTCAAGATAGTCAGGCAAAAAATTGTGTACTCAACTGA
- the LOC104877535 gene encoding uncharacterized protein LOC104877535, whose amino-acid sequence MKGIFGVSIGTTFLNVDIMKRTCTCRGWEMLGIPCEHAAAVILSISQNVVDFVQDWYKFPMQELIYSGSFSGIETHDMPMVANDGLVRSITGEVFLSLNPPHTKRPPGRPRKKRIES is encoded by the coding sequence ATGAAAGGAATATTTGGGGTTTCTATCGGAACCACCTTCTTGAATGTGGACATTATGAAGCGTACTTGCACATGTAGGGGTTGGGAAATGTTGGGCATCCCTTGTGAACATGCGGCAGCCGTTATTCTTTCCATCAGTCAGAATGTTGTTGATTTTGTTCAAGATTGGTACAAATTCCCAATGCAAGAGCTGATTTACTCGGGCTCCTTCTCTGGTATAGAGACCCATGACATGCCAATGGTCGCTAATGATGGTTTGGTTCGATCTATCACCGGTGAAGTTTTCCTCTCTCTTAATCCTCCCCATACCAAGCGGCCTCCCGGCAGACCAAGAAAGAAGCGCATTGAGTCCTAA
- the LOC132254774 gene encoding uncharacterized protein LOC132254774: MGSGHSFPNVAEFRDAIYLMSIVGRFRYRFKRNSTKHMTVVCTVTKCPWKVTARAIGDSNIIQVHTFHNHHNHSLEDVATCQPLVRSNRASLLIDDVIRSTLGYQPCQICKDFQTQHGMQLTYLQAWNIKKKVNERIYGEPKYYYKLLPWMCEKMVATNPGSIVELGHSSDGHFEQLFVAHSISIYGFAMGCRPIITIDFAHMSRPYRGALFSATAYDANDAMFPLPFGVMSS; the protein is encoded by the coding sequence ATGGGTAGTGGACATAGCTTCCCCAATGTTGCTGAGTTCCGTGATGCCATTTATTTGATGTCAATTGTTGGTAGATTCCGTTATCGCTTCAAGAGGAATAGTACGAAACACATGACAGTTGTTTGCACAGTTACTAAATGTCCTTGGAAAGTCACAGCTCGTGCAATTGGGGATTCGAACATCATCCAGGTTCACACTTTTCATAACCACCATAATCATAGTTTGGAAGATGTTGCCACATGCCAACCTTTAGTGAGATCTAATCGGGCTTCATTGCTTATTGATGATGTCATCCGATCCACTCTCGGTTACCAACCCTGCCAAATTTGTAAGGACTTTCAAACGCAACATGGGATGCAATTGACGTATCTTCAAGCATGGAATATCAAGAAGAAGGTAAATGAGCGCATTTATGGAGAACCcaaatattattacaaattgttGCCTTGGATGTGTGAGAAAATGGTTGCAACAAATCCGGGAAGCATTGTTGAGTTGGGGCATTCAAGTGATGGACATTTTGAGCAACTCTTTGTTGCTCATTCGATATCTATCTATGGGTTTGCAATGGGGTGTCGGCCAATCATAACTATTGACTTCGCCCATATGAGTCGGCCATATAGGGGTGCGTTATTTTCGGCAACCGCATACGATGCTAATGACGCCATGTTCCCCTTACCCTTTGGCGTGATGAGCTCATAA
- the LOC100259722 gene encoding pentatricopeptide repeat-containing protein At1g73400, mitochondrial, with amino-acid sequence MQLWRFIKLSSYLCASSTIPSRFQIGNTVTPLLHLQLQSIDRYRAFHIGPRNGFEESSNSSSGSSPNLVKGAFDLIGRNGFEGISNSRPDSSSNLVKGSFDIVSSNGEESSKSTSTLGNRAFDLISGNGVEGSSNSISNSANPAFDFVGRKGVEESLEDGVEESSEKGVGESPSLADRAYFDGISTNGVEESLNPEHRALDVVTRNGVEESLISVNQTFDLVGGNDVEERVLVSDADKLYKAIANNANPESDMEKALDLVGVELTTDLVIEILGKIHFEEKMAFRFFMWAGHQDCYSHEPRAYNEMIDILSSTKYKVKQFRIVCDMLDYMKRNDKKSVPVEVLLMILRKYTEKHLAHLHKFAKKKKIRVKTQPEINALNLLLDALCKCSLVEDAQAMFRRVKNKVKPDANTYNILFFGWCRVRNPSRGMRVLEEMIEMGHTPDSFTYNTAIDSFCKAGMVTEATELFEFMRTKGSTMSSPTAKTYAIMILALVQSDRTEECFKLIKDMINSGVLPDVSTYKQVIEGMCLAGKVEEAYKFLEEMGNKGYRPDIVTYNCFLDVLCENKKSEEALGLYGRMIEAGCVPSVHTFNMLISMFFEIGEPDGAFETWHEMDKRGCARDTDTYCVMIEGLFNCNKMEDACFLLDEVVNKGIKLPYRKFDCFLMQLSMIGDLQAIHKLSEHMRKFYNPAMARRFALNQKRRSMSLRGK; translated from the coding sequence ATGCAGTTGTGGCGATTTATCAAACTTTCTTCATATTTATGTGCTTCTTCTACCATACCTTCACGCTTCCAAATTGGTAATACTGTGACTCCACTTCTACATCTGCAACTGCAATCAATAGACCGTTATCGAGCTTTCCACATTGGTCCTAGAAATGGGTTTGAGGAAAGTTCAAATTCAAGTTCAGGTTCAAGCCCCAATTTGGTGAAAGGAGCTTTTGATCTTATTGGTAGAAATGGGTTTGAAGGAATTTCAAATTCGAGGCCAGATTCAAGCTCCAATTTAGTGAAAGGATCTTTTGATATTGTTAGTAGCAATGGGGAGGAAAGTTCAAAATCAACTTCAACTTTGGGGAATAGGGCTTTTGATCTCATTAGTGGAAATGGGGTTGAGGGAAGTTCGAATTCCATTTCAAATTCTGCCAACCCAGCATTTGATTTTGTTGGCAGAAAAGGGGTTGAGGAAAGTTTAGAAGATGGTGTTGAGGAAAGTTCAGAAAAGGGTGTGGGTGAAAGTCCGAGTTTGGCAGACCGAGCTTATTTTGATGGTATTAGTACAAATGGGGTTGAGGAAAGTTTAAATCCTGAACACAGGGCTCTTGATGTTGTTACTAGAAATGGGGTTGAAGAGAGTTTGATTTCGGTAAACCAAACCTTTGATCTTGTTGGTGGAAATGATGTTGAGGAAAGAGTTTTAGTCAGTGATGCTGATAAATTATACAAAGCTATTGCCAATAATGCAAATCCTGAGAGTGACATGGAAAAAGCACTTGACCTGGTTGGCGTAGAGCTTACAACTGACTTGGTGATTGAGATACTAGGTAAGATTCATTTTGAGGAGAAAATGGCTTTTAGGTTCTTTATGTGGGCAGGTCATCAAGACTGTTATTCGCATGAGCCCCGAGCATACAATGAAATGATTGACATATTATCCAGCACAAAGTACAAGGTGAAGCAGTTTCGGATTGTTTGTGATATGCTTGATTATATGAAGAGAAATGACAAGAAGTCAGTTCCAGTTGAGGTTTTGTTGATGATTTTGAGGAAATACACAGAAAAGCATTTGGCCCATCTTCATAAATttgcaaagaagaagaaaataagggTGAAGACCCAACCAGAAATTAATGCCTTGAACTTGCTGCTTGATGCTTTGTGCAAGTGCAGTCTTGTGGAGGATGCCCAAGCCATGTTCAGGAGGGTGAAGAACAAGGTTAAGCCCGATGCTAATACTtacaatattttgttttttgggtgGTGTCGGGTTAGAAACCCTAGTAGAGGAATGAGGGTTTTGGAAGAAATGATTGAAATGGGTCATACACCAGATAGTTTTACTTACAATACTGCAATTGATTCCTTTTGCAAAGCAGGGATGGTGACAGAGGCAACTGAACTCTTTGAGTTCATGAGAACAAAGGGTTCAACCATGTCTTCTCCTACTGCAAAAACATATGCAATCATGATTTTGGCTCTTGTACAGAGTGATAGAACTGAGGAGTGCTTTAAACTTATTAAAGATATGATAAACAGTGGTGTCCTTCCGGATGTTTCGACGTACAAGCAAGTGATTGAAGGGATGTGTTTGGCTGGAAAGGTTGAGGAAGCTTACAAGTTCTTGGAAGAGATGGGAAATAAAGGGTATCGTCCTGATATTGTTActtataattgttttcttgatgtactatgtgaaaataaaaagagCGAGGAAGCACTTGGGCTTTATGGCAGGATGATTGAGGCTGGGTGTGTGCCTAGTGTGCATACTTTCAATATgctgatttcaatgttttttgaGATTGGTGAACCTGATGGGGCATTTGAGACGTGGCATGAGATGGATAAGAGGGGATGTGCACGGGATACTGACACTTACTGTGTGATGATTGAAGGGCTTTTTAATTGCAATAAAATGGAAGATGCATGTTTTCTCTTAGATGAGGTTGTAAACAAGGGAATAAAATTGCCATATCGGAAATTTGACTGCTTTTTGATGCAGCTTTCAATGATTGGTGATCTCCAAGCCATCCATAAGCTTTCAGAGCATATGAGAAAATTCTATAACCCTGCTATGGCAAGACGTTTTGCACTGAATCAGAAGCGGAGGAGCATGAGTTTAAGAGGAAAGTAA